The sequence TAAATCGATATCGGGAATTTTTGGTGTAATAACAGGCTCTGAATGTACATTGCCCCGACTTGCTTGCAGAGTTGAAGCGGCATTGGGCGAATGGTGAGGCACATCGGTCTCGAGTGGGTTTGTACTCGCGAAAACGGGCGGTGCAATATCTGGTTTAGGCGTTAACATAGGCTCAACACGACGACGTGGCATAGCCTGTGATATAGGCGCATCCATTGCTGGGCCATAGTAGCCAAATCGATAATCCACTATTGTTGGGGATGCTAAGTTTCCACCCCAAAAGGTCGCGCCCCCCGCCAGCACTAAACCCAATACGGCAATAAAAGGCGGAGCACCCACAATCAATAACGCGAGATAAACGGGTAATGGTAAGAGCAACAAGCCTGCCAATACTTTAGGTTTATTCGCATCGGCTACACGGCGCAAACTCGCAAACGCGAGTAAAGGTAAGCCTACCAGCGCAAATAAATACATTAAAAAGTGAGGCCCAAACACTGCGGCAGCAAGTGAAATACACGTATACACGCATACACTAATAGCGACAAAACGGGGACGAGAATCACGCCCGCGAAGGCAAAAAAGAGATTTTAACAGCACGGCCCTTCCTTTATTGTTGAATAATTCAAGCGCAAACACGACTATCACTATTATCTGAACATGAGCGTACCGAATTTAGTTGCTGTTGTCAGTGCTTAAGACTCTAGTCGGATAAAAATGCCCATAATATCCTTATAAAACTAAAATAGGCTTAAATTCAAGGCAAACAGCCCCTAGCCTTTATGTGGTCAAAATCGGTATAATGCACGGCTTTCTGGGCCCTTCTTGCGTTTACCAACTGGATATTTAGCTCATGACCGCACGCGGAAATTTATTTATTGTGTCAGCGCCAAGTGGTGCGGGTAAATCCTCGCTAATTTCGGCATTGTTAAAAGACAAACCTGCCGATATGCAGGTTTCAGTATCACATACTACCCGCGCGCCGCGCCCAGGTGAAGTTGATGGTCAACACTACCACTTCGTTAATGTTGAACAATTTAAAACATTAATAGCTGAAAATGCCTTTTTCGAATGGGCTGAAGTATTCGGTAATTACTATGGCACATCACGCCATGTGATCGAACATACGCTCACCCAAGGTATCGATGTGTTCCTCGATATCGACTGGCAAGGTGCCGAACAAGTTAAAGCGGTTATGCCTGAAGCCGTAGGGGTATTTATTTTACCGCCCTCGAAAGCTGAACTAGAGCGACGCCTGACTGGTCGAGGACAAGACAGTCAGGAAGTGATTGCCAGCCGAATGGCACAAGCGGTATCGGAAATGTCCCACTATAAAGAATATGATTTTATTATCATCAATGATGATTTTGATACAGCACTGGCCGATCTGCGTGCCATCATTCGCAGCCAACGCTTAACAGGTGCTAGTCAGATCCACGCACAAAATGATATGCTTCACGATCTGTTGGCAGGATAGCTGTCATAGTGTACAATTTTGCGTCATTTTTTCCCTAGATAAACTGGAGTTTCAACACATGGCTCGCGTAACTGTAGAAGACGCCGTAGAACAAATCGGCAACCGTTTTGATATGATCCTGGTTGCGGCGCGTCGTGCTCGCCAAATCGCCGTGCAGGGTAAAGACCCTATGGTTGAAGAGATGAACGATAAGCCAACGGTTATCGCCCTGCGTGAAATCGAATTAGGCTTAGTTAACGCTCACACCCTAGATGCTGATGAGCGTCAAACGGTGCGTGAACGTGAAGCTGCTGAAATTGCAGCGGTTGCAGCCATTGCTGAAGGCCGTTCATTATAAGCATTATTGCGTAAACACCTGTGTAGGTAAAAGGAGAGCTGCCACTTGTATCTGTTTGAAGGTCTAAAGGAGTCTGCTTCCGGTTACTTAGAACCTGAACAGGTAGAATTACTCAAGCAGGCGTACCAGATTGCGCGTGATGCCCATGAAGGGCAAATGCGCACTAGCGGCGAACCTTATATTACTCACCCGGTTGCGGTTGCTCGCATCCTTGCCGAAATGCGTCTCGACCACGAGACGCTGATGGCGGCTCTGCTCCACGACACTATCGAAGATACGCATGTCACCAAAGAAGACTTGGCAGAGCGCTTTGGTGAGTCTGTGGCAGAGCTGGTCGAAGGTGTGTCAAAACTCGATAAACTTAAATTTCGCGATAAGAAAGAAGCGCAAGCCGAAAACTTTCGTAAAATGATGATGGCGATGACGCAGGATATCCGCGTTATCCTCATCAAGCTTGCCGATCGCACCCACAATATGCGTACCTTAGGCGCACTACGTCCAGACAAACGTCGCCGTATCGCCCGCGAAACCTTAGAAATCTACGCGCCCATCGCCAATCGTCTTGGTATCCACAATATCAAAACCGAGTTAGAAGACTTAGGTTTTCAAGCTTATTATCCAATGCGATATCGGGTGCTTAAAGAAGTGGTTAAAGCCGCCCGTGGCAATCGTAAAGAATTAATTCAGGGCATTGAAGCCGCTGTATATACCCGCTTAAACGATGCAGGTATTCCGGGCAAAGTGAAAGGTCGAGAAAAAAATCTTTATTCCATCTATAACAAGATGCAGAGTAAAGAGCTGCAATTCCAAGAAGTCATGGATATCTACGCCTTCAGGGTGATAGTCGATTCCATCGACACTTGCTACCGCGTACTCGGCGCCATGCATGGCCTTTACAAGCCTCGTCCCGGTCGTTTCAAAGATTATATCGCTATCCCTAAAGCCAACGGTTATCAGTCACTCCATACCTCCTTGTTTGGCCCACACGGCGTCCCCGTTGAAATTCAAATTCGTACCGAAGATATGGATCAAATGGCAGACAAAGGGGTCGCTGCACACTGGGCCTACAAAGGTGGTGCTGAAGCAGGTCAAGGTACAACCACCCAAGTACGCGCCCGCAAGTGGATGCAAAGTTTGTTGGAATTACAACAAAGTGCCAGTACCTCATTCGAATTCGTTGAGAACGTGAAAACAGAACTCTTCCCCGAAGAGATTTATGTGTTCACCCCCGAAGGTCGCATTTTGGAATTACCCGTCAATGCCACCGCGGTCGATTTTGCCTACGAAGTCCACACTGATGTCGGTAATACTTGCGTAGGTGCCCGCGTGAATCGCCAAGCTTACCCGCTCAGTCAGCCATTAATTTCAGGTCAAACCGTTGAAATTATTACGGCTAAAGGTGCTCGTCCGAATGCGGCTTGGCTTAACTTTGTAGTTACAGGTAAAGCCCGAGCCAAAATTCGCCAAGTGCTTAAAAGCCTTAAAGGTGACGATGCGATCGCACTGGGTCGCCGTTTGCTAAACCATGCGCTGGGCAAAACTAAGCTCGACAGTATTCCACCAGAGCAAATTGAAAAAGTGGTGCGTGATACTAAGCACGCTAACCTTAACGCCTTACTCGCCGATATCGGTCTTGGTAATGCGATGAGCATCGTTATCGCCCAACGTCTAATTGGCGATAACCTTGAAAATCAAGAGAGCCGCGATGCGCACTTGATGCCAATCCGTGGCGCCGAAGGTATGCTAGTCACCTTTGCAAACTGCTGTCGCCCCATTCCTGGCGATGCCGTTATCGCCCACGTGAGTCCAGGTAAAGGCTTAGTGGTGCATATGGAAAACTGCGCCAACATTCGAGGTTACCAAGGTGAGCCTGATAAATACATTCCTGTACAATGGGATAATGTTGAAGGCGTTGAATATCAAGCAAATCTGCGAGTTGAGATCGTCAATCACCAAGGCGCATTGGCAAAAATCACCTCGATCATTGCCGCCGAAGGTTCTAACATTCATAACCTCAGCACTGAAGAACGTGATGGCCGCGTGTATCTGATTAACCTGCGTATTTCGGTGAAGGACAGGATCCATTTAGCCAACGTGATGCGCCGTATCCGAGTACTTCCTGAAGTGTTACGTACATCCCGTAATCGTTAATTCATTCAATATTAGAGAGAACGTCATGGCAGAAAAAATCATTATAGCGACCGACAATGCCCCTGCGGCCATCGGCACCTATTCGCAGGCCGTTAAAGTCGGTAGTACAGTGTATTTATCAGGCCAGATCCCACTCGTGCCAAGCACAATGCAAATTGTCAGTGATGATTTTGAGGCCCAGGTTGTACAAGTATTTGAAAACTTAACGGCCGTCTGCAACGCAGCAGGTGGGTCAATTAACGATATCGTTAAGCTCAATATCTTCCTGACTGATTTAAGCCACTTCGCTAAAGTGAATGAAATCATGAGTCGCTACTTCAGCCAACCTTATCCTGCTCGCGCCGCAATTGGTGTAAAGCAGCTGCCTAAGGATTCACAGGTTGAAATGGACGGCGTGATGGAGCTGTAAGCCCGAGCCTGTCTTACTAAACAAAAGCGCTACTGCGCTTTTTTGTTGCTCTTTTGACCCACATCATCAGCTCCGACCTCTCCCTAACTTCATCTTTATTTCATACTTCACTTATAGATTTCATCCTACATTTAAAAAATTTGCAATCTTGTAAACTATTTGCGCAGCATCACAAAACTCGCCATACTGATACTTAAAGTGATGGGGTAAAAATAACAATAAAGAACAGGGAATTGCCTATGGATACTGCGATTAAGACACCAATCGAAATGCTGGCACACTGGGCTAAAGCTCGTGGGGATGAAGTCTATTTGCGCCAACCAATCAAGGGACAATACCTTGATTTTACGTGGGGTGAAGTGCAAGAGAAAGTGCAGCAATTAGCGGGTGCGCTACGTCACTTAGGATTTGAGTCTGGCGATAAAATTGCCGTCTTATCTAAAAACTGTGCAGAGTGGTTTATCACCGATCTCGCCTTGATGCACGGCGGCTATATCAGCGTGCCAATTTACCCGACCGCCAACCCTGATACCATACGTTATGTACTACAACACAGTGGAGCTAAAGCCATTTTTGTCGGTAAGCTCGATCATTGGGCCGATCAAGAAGCTGGGGTTGGCGGAGAATTATTACGCCTAGCAATGCCCTACGACACTATGCCCGCCCAATATCAATGGGAACAATTGCTAAATCTAGGTCATCCTTTAATTGAAGCTCCCCTACCTAAGCTAGATCAAGTGATGACATTGATCTACACCTCAGGTTCGACAGGGCAGCCTAAAGGTGCCATTCAGACCTTTGCTAGCTACGGCTGGACCTGTAAAGCCGTTGTACGTGACTTACGCACCGATGGTGATGATAGACTCTTATCCTATCTGCCATTAGCCCATATCACTGAACGCGTTGCGATTGAAGGCTCATCCTTTTATTCGGGTAGCTCCGTTGCTTTTGTCGAAAGCCTCGACTCCTTTGTCGCCGATGTGCAACGGGCTAAACCTACAGTCTTTTTCTCCGTACCTCGTTTATGGAGCTTATTCCAGAAAAATATCATCGATAAAATTGGCCTAAGCAAACTCAATCTATTACTTAAAATTCCGCTACTTAGCAGTTTTGTAAAATACAAAATTCACAAGGGATTAGGTTTAAACCATTGTCGCCTGCTCGGCTCAGGATCTGCGCCTATTCCACCATCATTGATCCACTGGTATCACAATATTGGCCTCAATATTTGTGAGGCTTGGGGAATGACGGAAAACTGCGCCTATTCGATTATCAACTATCCCTTTGATGCCCGTAAAATTGGTACTGTTGGACGTCCAATACAGGATTGCTTAATACGCCAAGGGGACGATGGCGAGTTACTGATCAAAAGCCCCGGTTTAATGACCGCCTATTATTTACAACCCGAAGCGACTGCGGCAGCCTTCGATGCCGATGGTTTTTTCCATACTGGCGATTTATGTGCCATCGATGCCGATGGCTGCGTGACTATTACTGGTCGTGTTAAAGACAATTTTAAAACCGCCAAAGGTAAATATGTCGCGCCAGTTCCTATTGAACGTAAATTAGCTCAGGATCCCTATGTAGAACTGATTTGCGTTATTGGCTCTGGTTTGCCACATCCTGTCGCACTGGTACAACTATCAGAAGGGGCAAGCCTACAAGCCCGTGAAGAAGTGAGAGCCTCACTGAAAGCAACACTCGACAGTGTTAACCCACACTTAGAGTCCCATGAACATGTCGATGCAATTATCGTGGTCAGTGATCCTTGGACAATTGAGAATGATGTACTCACCCCTACCCTCAAAATCAAACGTCATGTGCTTGAAAAAGCCTTTAGCGAACGAGTCGATGGCATTAGAGGCGCTAAAATATGTTGGGAAGATGAGATTTCTATTAAATAACTTTCCAAAACAGTGATATAGAAAACTTTTTTTATCACTAAATCAAAGCACGCGATGGAGCGTGCTTTTTTATGACATATTCTGTCAAACAGTGTTAAAACCACGTATCATGTATGGCTGTCGGTTAAGGTGTCCACACCTCAATTAATTCACTTAATCAAGATCAAACAGAGTCTAAAAATGCTCATTGCACTTTCAATTATTGGTGGTTTTATTATTTTAACCTTAGGCGCAGAAGCCCTAGTTCGCGGTGCAAGTTCAATTGCCCTGCGTTTAGGTATTACGCCGTTAATTATTGGCTTAACTATCGTTGCTTTTGGTACAAGTGCGCCAGAGTTAGCGGTCAGTGTTAAATCCGCATTAGCAGGTAACAGCGGCATAGCCCTAGGTAATGTCATAGGATCAAACATTGCCAACATTGGTTTGATTTTAGCGATCACCGCGCTGATCCGCCCCATCCAAGTACAATCCCAAATTGTAAAACGGGATATTCCCCTGATGATCTTAGCCTCTATGTTGTTTTGGGGATTATTACTAGACGGTGAACTCAACCTCATTGACGGTGTAGTGCTACTTTCACTGTTGGTAGGCTATTTAGTGTTTAGTTACATCAGTTCAAAAAACACTAAGGATGCCGATGCCGAGGCCATTGAAGAAGGCCCTAAAAACCCACTGTTATCAATTTTATTTATTTTAGTGGGCATCAGTATGTTAGTCGGTGGTGGAATTTTATTTGTGAATGGCGCCGTTGATCTGGCTAAAACCTTCGGCGTGAGTGAAGTGATTATCGGCTTAACGATTGTCGCGATTGGCACCAGTATGCCGGAATTAGTTACCTCTGTTTTAGCAGCACTAAAAGGTGAAAGTGATATTGCTATTGGTAATGTCGTAGGCTCTAACCTTTTTAATATCTTAGGTATTTTAGGTGTCACCGCCATAGTTCACCCAGTATCGGCTCTGGGTTTTCAATCCTTCGACTTTACCGTAATGTTAGCTTTAGCCGTAGTAATACTGCCCTTCGCTTGGACAGGTTTACGCATCGGCCGTAGAGAAGGCGCAGTTTTGTTGCTGAGCTATCTAGGTTATATGGGTTACTTAGTAAACCAAGCAAGTATGCAATCTTTAGTCTAAGCCATAAATTGTGTTAACTAAAAACACCGGAGCCACTCCGGTGTTTTGCTATCTGTACTTTATATTAGCTTGTTACCTAACGTATTTATCTCTTCGTAATACATTCTAATACTCATTCTTAACCTGTGTAGGTTAGCCATCTGCGCTAACTGTATCCCTTTGTAGTCAGCCGTTCATCTCTAGCGATACTTCCCAGTAGATCAGGAGCAATTTCAAAAAACATAAATGTTATTTCTGTGGAATTCAACTTTTGATTGATCTTGCTAATGTTAATCATTATCATTCGCAAAATTATTTGTAAGTTACATTTGTGAATTAAGTTTACTAAACAGGAGAGGTTTATGTTAT is a genomic window of Shewanella putrefaciens containing:
- a CDS encoding AMP-binding protein, with amino-acid sequence MDTAIKTPIEMLAHWAKARGDEVYLRQPIKGQYLDFTWGEVQEKVQQLAGALRHLGFESGDKIAVLSKNCAEWFITDLALMHGGYISVPIYPTANPDTIRYVLQHSGAKAIFVGKLDHWADQEAGVGGELLRLAMPYDTMPAQYQWEQLLNLGHPLIEAPLPKLDQVMTLIYTSGSTGQPKGAIQTFASYGWTCKAVVRDLRTDGDDRLLSYLPLAHITERVAIEGSSFYSGSSVAFVESLDSFVADVQRAKPTVFFSVPRLWSLFQKNIIDKIGLSKLNLLLKIPLLSSFVKYKIHKGLGLNHCRLLGSGSAPIPPSLIHWYHNIGLNICEAWGMTENCAYSIINYPFDARKIGTVGRPIQDCLIRQGDDGELLIKSPGLMTAYYLQPEATAAAFDADGFFHTGDLCAIDADGCVTITGRVKDNFKTAKGKYVAPVPIERKLAQDPYVELICVIGSGLPHPVALVQLSEGASLQAREEVRASLKATLDSVNPHLESHEHVDAIIVVSDPWTIENDVLTPTLKIKRHVLEKAFSERVDGIRGAKICWEDEISIK
- the gmk gene encoding guanylate kinase, whose protein sequence is MTARGNLFIVSAPSGAGKSSLISALLKDKPADMQVSVSHTTRAPRPGEVDGQHYHFVNVEQFKTLIAENAFFEWAEVFGNYYGTSRHVIEHTLTQGIDVFLDIDWQGAEQVKAVMPEAVGVFILPPSKAELERRLTGRGQDSQEVIASRMAQAVSEMSHYKEYDFIIINDDFDTALADLRAIIRSQRLTGASQIHAQNDMLHDLLAG
- a CDS encoding calcium/sodium antiporter; this translates as MLIALSIIGGFIILTLGAEALVRGASSIALRLGITPLIIGLTIVAFGTSAPELAVSVKSALAGNSGIALGNVIGSNIANIGLILAITALIRPIQVQSQIVKRDIPLMILASMLFWGLLLDGELNLIDGVVLLSLLVGYLVFSYISSKNTKDADAEAIEEGPKNPLLSILFILVGISMLVGGGILFVNGAVDLAKTFGVSEVIIGLTIVAIGTSMPELVTSVLAALKGESDIAIGNVVGSNLFNILGILGVTAIVHPVSALGFQSFDFTVMLALAVVILPFAWTGLRIGRREGAVLLLSYLGYMGYLVNQASMQSLV
- the rpoZ gene encoding DNA-directed RNA polymerase subunit omega, whose amino-acid sequence is MARVTVEDAVEQIGNRFDMILVAARRARQIAVQGKDPMVEEMNDKPTVIALREIELGLVNAHTLDADERQTVREREAAEIAAVAAIAEGRSL
- a CDS encoding RidA family protein, encoding MAEKIIIATDNAPAAIGTYSQAVKVGSTVYLSGQIPLVPSTMQIVSDDFEAQVVQVFENLTAVCNAAGGSINDIVKLNIFLTDLSHFAKVNEIMSRYFSQPYPARAAIGVKQLPKDSQVEMDGVMEL
- the spoT gene encoding bifunctional GTP diphosphokinase/guanosine-3',5'-bis pyrophosphate 3'-pyrophosphohydrolase, translating into MYLFEGLKESASGYLEPEQVELLKQAYQIARDAHEGQMRTSGEPYITHPVAVARILAEMRLDHETLMAALLHDTIEDTHVTKEDLAERFGESVAELVEGVSKLDKLKFRDKKEAQAENFRKMMMAMTQDIRVILIKLADRTHNMRTLGALRPDKRRRIARETLEIYAPIANRLGIHNIKTELEDLGFQAYYPMRYRVLKEVVKAARGNRKELIQGIEAAVYTRLNDAGIPGKVKGREKNLYSIYNKMQSKELQFQEVMDIYAFRVIVDSIDTCYRVLGAMHGLYKPRPGRFKDYIAIPKANGYQSLHTSLFGPHGVPVEIQIRTEDMDQMADKGVAAHWAYKGGAEAGQGTTTQVRARKWMQSLLELQQSASTSFEFVENVKTELFPEEIYVFTPEGRILELPVNATAVDFAYEVHTDVGNTCVGARVNRQAYPLSQPLISGQTVEIITAKGARPNAAWLNFVVTGKARAKIRQVLKSLKGDDAIALGRRLLNHALGKTKLDSIPPEQIEKVVRDTKHANLNALLADIGLGNAMSIVIAQRLIGDNLENQESRDAHLMPIRGAEGMLVTFANCCRPIPGDAVIAHVSPGKGLVVHMENCANIRGYQGEPDKYIPVQWDNVEGVEYQANLRVEIVNHQGALAKITSIIAAEGSNIHNLSTEERDGRVYLINLRISVKDRIHLANVMRRIRVLPEVLRTSRNR